The proteins below are encoded in one region of Amycolatopsis magusensis:
- a CDS encoding metal ABC transporter permease: MDKLFDFALTGRLLGLPFVQSGLLAAAVLGVVAGLLGPLIVMRRMSFAVHGTAELAFTGAAGALLLGVGVEYGALAGAVVAALLLGLLGGRESERDSVIGAILSFGLGLGVLFLWIYPGRAANKMGILTGQIMSVDSVDATVLVAAAAVVLAVLAVIYRPLLFASVDRSVALARGVPVHTLSVVFAVLVGIATAIGVQIVGALLVVALMVTPAAAAARVTASPLRATVLAIVFAEVAALGGIVLSLAPGAPASAFVTAISFLIYLVCRTISYVRGRARKREQVSESVSRPAASAPSR, encoded by the coding sequence ATGGACAAGCTCTTCGACTTCGCGCTCACCGGGCGCCTCCTCGGCCTGCCCTTCGTGCAGAGCGGGCTGCTCGCGGCCGCCGTGCTCGGGGTGGTCGCCGGTCTGCTCGGCCCGCTGATCGTGATGCGCCGGATGTCGTTCGCCGTGCACGGCACCGCGGAACTGGCGTTCACCGGCGCGGCGGGCGCGCTGCTGCTCGGCGTCGGCGTGGAGTACGGCGCGCTCGCCGGTGCCGTCGTCGCCGCGCTGCTGCTCGGCCTGCTCGGCGGCCGGGAGTCCGAACGCGACTCGGTGATCGGCGCGATCCTGTCCTTCGGCCTCGGCCTCGGCGTGTTGTTCCTGTGGATCTACCCCGGGCGCGCGGCGAACAAGATGGGCATCCTGACCGGGCAGATCATGTCGGTGGACTCGGTCGACGCCACCGTGCTGGTGGCCGCCGCCGCGGTGGTGCTGGCCGTGCTCGCGGTGATCTACCGGCCGCTGCTGTTCGCCAGCGTGGACCGGTCGGTGGCGCTCGCGCGCGGCGTGCCGGTGCACACGCTGTCGGTGGTCTTCGCCGTGCTGGTCGGCATCGCGACCGCGATCGGCGTGCAGATCGTCGGCGCGCTGCTGGTGGTCGCGCTGATGGTGACCCCGGCCGCGGCGGCCGCGCGGGTCACCGCCAGCCCGCTGCGCGCGACCGTGCTGGCCATCGTGTTCGCCGAAGTGGCCGCGCTCGGCGGGATCGTGCTCTCGCTCGCGCCCGGCGCCCCGGCCAGCGCCTTCGTCACCGCGATCTCGTTCCTGATCTACCTGGTCTGCCGGACGATCTCTTACGTTCGTGGGCGTGCCCGCAAACGGGAGCAGGTCAGCGAATCGGTTTCGCGGCCAGCTGCGTCCGCACCGAGTCGATGA
- a CDS encoding alginate O-acetyltransferase AlgX-related protein, translated as MSRRPQQLPAVHEAWLPREHALYRPRHSGRQRTALICALAFFVTPTLLWVFGARPAEIENHSLKSFPSFSDGWGMVTDLPEWATDQLIFRSGAIQAADGISRTLFGESAPLDQGGAPKSGPLPGSPPPPPGAQPPVGPGGPTNGDAGFRQVVEGSDGWLYYGYDAEAKCSPTRTLAETTGQLAKLRAAVEDSGRQFVLVVAPDKTTMVPQHLPSTYPGKDCVTSATPELWNRIIGQAGAVDLQPYLHDAQRKMNRPIYPSNDSHWTDEGAIVLSRQVAEAIRPGVTRLWQTPLFGDYTIDADLPPLLGKRAPKTNTKYELRPDGVDDRAAEPVDNMEDPQRRTQRPLPGMVTKKTLLYGDSFIKVSSRYLTAAFSDVTLLAYHNQRNDTSAAVKAFADSEVVVLEVVERGIAAGNLPFLQDGFIDSVRTQLAAKPIR; from the coding sequence GTGTCCCGACGACCCCAGCAGCTGCCCGCGGTGCACGAAGCCTGGCTGCCCCGCGAACACGCCCTCTACCGGCCCCGCCACAGCGGCCGCCAGCGGACGGCGCTGATCTGCGCACTCGCCTTCTTCGTCACGCCGACACTGCTCTGGGTGTTCGGCGCCCGGCCCGCCGAGATCGAGAACCACAGCCTCAAGTCCTTCCCCAGCTTCTCCGACGGCTGGGGCATGGTCACCGACCTGCCCGAATGGGCCACCGACCAGCTGATCTTCCGCAGTGGCGCGATCCAGGCCGCGGACGGGATCAGCCGGACGCTGTTCGGCGAATCGGCCCCGCTGGACCAGGGTGGCGCGCCGAAGTCCGGGCCGTTGCCGGGCAGCCCGCCGCCGCCCCCGGGGGCGCAGCCGCCGGTCGGACCGGGCGGGCCGACCAACGGCGACGCCGGGTTCCGGCAGGTCGTGGAGGGTTCGGACGGCTGGCTGTACTACGGCTACGACGCCGAGGCGAAGTGCTCACCGACCCGCACCCTCGCCGAAACGACCGGCCAGCTGGCCAAGCTGCGGGCCGCGGTGGAGGACTCCGGGCGCCAGTTCGTGCTGGTGGTGGCCCCGGACAAGACCACGATGGTGCCGCAGCACCTGCCATCGACCTACCCCGGCAAGGACTGCGTCACCAGTGCCACGCCGGAGCTGTGGAACCGGATCATCGGCCAGGCCGGCGCGGTCGACCTGCAGCCGTACCTCCACGACGCGCAGCGGAAGATGAACCGCCCGATCTACCCGTCGAACGACTCGCACTGGACCGACGAGGGCGCGATCGTGCTGTCGCGGCAGGTGGCCGAGGCGATCCGGCCGGGCGTGACCCGCCTCTGGCAGACCCCGCTGTTCGGCGACTACACCATCGACGCCGACCTCCCGCCGCTGCTCGGCAAGCGCGCGCCGAAGACGAACACCAAGTACGAGCTGCGCCCCGACGGCGTCGACGACCGCGCGGCCGAACCGGTGGACAACATGGAGGACCCGCAACGCCGCACGCAGCGCCCGCTGCCCGGCATGGTGACCAAGAAGACGCTGCTCTACGGCGACTCGTTCATCAAGGTCAGCTCGCGGTACCTGACCGCCGCGTTCAGCGACGTGACCCTGCTCGCCTACCACAACCAGCGCAACGACACCTCGGCCGCGGTGAAGGCCTTCGCCGACTCCGAGGTGGTGGTGCTGGAGGTGGTCGAGCGCGGGATCGCCGCCGGGAACCTGCCGTTCCTGCAGGACGGGTTCATCGACTCGGTGCGGACGCAGCTGGCCGCGAAACCGATTCGCTGA
- a CDS encoding metal ABC transporter solute-binding protein, Zn/Mn family produces MTPRRPYRLAATTTAVAALAFGAVACGNGEQAATADGKVPVVVSTNVWGSVVTAVGGDKVSVKAIIDDPSGDPHSYQSTPEDAADAAGARLLVANGGGYDEFFTQMADQAPEARKVVAFEVSGHAHEEPASEGSEAHEAHEGEAHAEEGHAHEHGEVNEHVWYDLPTVSKVADQIATQLGELQPADAGVFTANATQFKGKLDELTKQTGQIGTANPDRKVVATEPIAHYLLETAKVADATPPEFAKAIEEESEVPAAAQDAMNQLVSGKQVHAVINNAQTTSPVTEQLVTTAKNAGVPVVDVTETLPAGVTDYIAWMTQEVNDLAAALGR; encoded by the coding sequence ATGACCCCTCGCCGCCCGTACCGCCTGGCCGCCACCACCACGGCTGTCGCCGCGCTCGCCTTCGGGGCGGTGGCCTGCGGCAACGGTGAGCAGGCCGCCACCGCGGACGGCAAGGTCCCGGTGGTGGTCTCGACGAACGTCTGGGGCAGCGTGGTCACCGCGGTCGGCGGCGACAAGGTGTCGGTGAAGGCGATCATCGACGACCCGAGCGGCGACCCGCACTCCTACCAGTCCACCCCGGAGGACGCGGCCGACGCCGCCGGCGCCCGGCTGCTGGTGGCCAACGGCGGTGGCTACGACGAGTTTTTCACCCAGATGGCTGACCAGGCCCCGGAAGCCCGCAAGGTGGTCGCCTTCGAGGTCAGCGGGCACGCCCACGAAGAGCCCGCCTCCGAAGGTTCCGAAGCCCACGAGGCTCACGAAGGTGAAGCCCACGCCGAAGAGGGCCACGCCCACGAGCACGGCGAGGTCAACGAGCACGTCTGGTACGACCTCCCCACGGTGAGCAAGGTCGCCGACCAGATCGCCACCCAGCTGGGTGAACTGCAGCCCGCCGACGCCGGGGTCTTCACCGCCAACGCCACCCAGTTCAAGGGCAAGCTCGACGAGCTGACCAAGCAGACCGGGCAGATCGGCACCGCCAACCCGGACCGCAAGGTGGTCGCCACCGAGCCGATCGCGCACTACCTGCTCGAGACCGCGAAGGTCGCCGACGCCACGCCGCCGGAGTTCGCCAAGGCCATCGAAGAGGAGTCCGAGGTGCCCGCGGCCGCGCAGGACGCGATGAACCAGCTCGTCTCCGGCAAGCAGGTGCACGCCGTGATCAACAACGCGCAGACCACCAGCCCGGTGACCGAGCAACTGGTGACCACCGCGAAGAACGCCGGTGTGCCGGTGGTCGACGTGACCGAGACGCTGCCCGCCGGGGTCACCGACTACATTGCCTGGATGACCCAAGAGGTGAACGACTTGGCCGCGGCGCTGGGCCGATGA
- a CDS encoding metal ABC transporter ATP-binding protein, producing the protein MTRPAVEISGARLRFGERTLWSGLDLQVQPGEFLAVLGPNGSGKTSLLRVLLGQQGLTAGSVRVAGHAPGGSNPNIGYIPQQRALDEGLTLRGTDLVGLGLDGHRWGTGLFGLSKRRRRIADALESVGAEAYANSPVGRLSGGEQQRLRVAQALIGDPEVLLCDEPLLSLDLAHQRVVSGLIDERRREADTAVLFVTHEINPILSYVDRVLYLVNGEFRIGTPGEVMSSATLSELYRTHVEVLRVGGQIHVAGAQSALCEDEPHHLTDQVS; encoded by the coding sequence ATGACCCGGCCTGCCGTCGAAATCTCCGGCGCGCGCCTGCGCTTCGGCGAGCGCACGCTGTGGTCCGGTCTGGACCTCCAGGTGCAGCCGGGGGAGTTCCTCGCCGTGCTCGGCCCCAACGGGTCGGGCAAGACCAGCCTGCTGCGGGTCCTGCTCGGCCAGCAGGGCCTGACCGCGGGCTCGGTCCGCGTGGCGGGGCACGCGCCCGGCGGCAGCAACCCGAACATCGGCTACATCCCGCAGCAACGCGCGCTCGACGAGGGCCTGACCCTGCGCGGCACCGACCTCGTCGGCCTCGGCCTCGACGGGCACCGCTGGGGCACCGGCCTCTTCGGACTGTCGAAGCGCCGCCGCCGGATCGCCGACGCCCTCGAATCCGTCGGCGCCGAGGCCTACGCGAATTCGCCCGTCGGCCGCCTTTCCGGCGGTGAGCAGCAACGGCTCCGGGTGGCGCAGGCGCTGATCGGCGATCCCGAAGTGCTGCTCTGCGACGAGCCGCTGCTTTCGCTGGACCTCGCGCACCAGCGGGTGGTCAGCGGCCTGATCGACGAGCGGCGGCGCGAGGCCGACACCGCCGTCCTGTTCGTCACGCACGAGATCAACCCGATCCTGTCCTATGTGGACCGGGTGCTGTACCTGGTGAACGGGGAGTTCCGCATCGGCACCCCGGGCGAGGTGATGAGTTCGGCGACGCTGTCCGAGCTGTACCGCACCCACGTCGAGGTGCTGCGGGTCGGCGGGCAGATCCACGTCGCCGGCGCGCAGAGCGCGCTCTGCGAGGACGAACCCCACCACCTCACCGACCAGGTTTCCTGA
- a CDS encoding FGGY family carbohydrate kinase: protein MSTLTSITIGIGVATLGAPGVQALAVAEDGHLLASTLVPLPAPVRRGAGRSEHDPRTWWPAVERALCQVTADLPRAEIGAVAVTATSGTIVPVNRRGLAAGPALLPDDLRGAEFNSRAAELGASRWAALGLSLPPTAALGRVAWLAEHAREAAGIRHVPELIGQQLTGSRVAVDAANALWTGYDPLAGEWASEVHDALAVPSKWLPEVAAPATVLGTVSRTTAALTGLPKNCPVVAGMTASCAGQIAAGAISPGRFAALLGPTYVLKGVTEALVPDPSGTLHNHRHPNGWWLPGGTSDLGAEPFQDTERLDEAAAARGPAELVVYRESRTTGESREHTTAEPADEVELHRARLESAAFVERLALDHLRRLGIEPTGPLLTTGPGTSSLLWTQLRATLTGLVIEVAPHGDPAYGAALLAAAGVRPGGLRATGGGTLVEPVVAEQPALSANYHRFCRELHDRGWIDDELHAVTTS from the coding sequence GTGAGTACTCTGACCTCGATCACGATCGGCATCGGCGTGGCGACCCTCGGTGCCCCGGGGGTCCAGGCACTGGCGGTCGCCGAAGACGGCCACCTTCTCGCCTCGACGCTGGTCCCGCTGCCCGCCCCGGTCCGCCGCGGCGCCGGGCGCAGCGAGCACGACCCCCGTACCTGGTGGCCCGCAGTCGAGCGCGCGCTCTGCCAGGTCACCGCGGACCTGCCGCGCGCGGAGATCGGCGCGGTGGCGGTCACGGCGACTTCGGGGACGATCGTCCCGGTCAACCGGCGCGGACTGGCCGCCGGTCCGGCGCTGCTCCCGGACGACCTGCGCGGCGCCGAGTTCAACAGCCGGGCCGCCGAACTCGGCGCTTCCCGCTGGGCGGCGCTCGGGCTGAGCCTGCCGCCGACGGCCGCGCTGGGCCGCGTCGCCTGGCTCGCCGAGCACGCCCGCGAAGCAGCCGGGATCCGGCACGTGCCGGAGTTGATCGGGCAGCAGCTCACCGGTTCACGGGTCGCGGTGGACGCCGCGAACGCGCTGTGGACCGGCTACGACCCGCTCGCCGGTGAATGGGCGAGCGAGGTGCACGACGCCCTCGCGGTGCCGTCGAAGTGGCTGCCGGAGGTGGCTGCCCCGGCGACCGTGCTCGGCACCGTCTCCCGCACCACCGCCGCGCTGACCGGCCTGCCGAAGAACTGCCCCGTGGTGGCCGGGATGACCGCGAGCTGCGCGGGGCAGATCGCCGCGGGCGCGATCTCCCCCGGCCGGTTCGCCGCCCTGCTCGGGCCGACGTATGTCCTCAAAGGAGTGACCGAGGCGCTGGTGCCGGATCCCAGCGGGACGCTGCACAACCACCGGCACCCGAACGGCTGGTGGTTGCCGGGCGGTACCTCGGACCTCGGCGCGGAACCGTTCCAGGACACCGAGCGGCTGGACGAGGCGGCTGCCGCCCGCGGGCCCGCCGAGCTGGTGGTCTACCGGGAAAGCCGGACCACCGGGGAAAGCCGCGAGCACACCACGGCCGAACCGGCGGACGAGGTGGAGCTGCACCGCGCCCGGCTGGAGAGCGCCGCCTTCGTCGAGCGGCTCGCGCTGGACCACCTGCGGCGGCTGGGCATCGAGCCCACCGGACCGTTGCTGACCACCGGCCCCGGCACCAGCAGTCTGCTGTGGACACAGCTCAGGGCCACCCTGACCGGACTGGTCATCGAGGTGGCCCCGCACGGGGATCCGGCCTACGGCGCGGCGCTGCTGGCCGCGGCCGGCGTGCGGCCCGGTGGGCTGCGCGCGACCGGCGGCGGCACGCTGGTGGAACCGGTGGTGGCCGAGCAGCCGGCGCTCTCGGCCAACTACCACCGGTTCTGCCGCGAACTACACGATCGTGGCTGGATCGACGACGAACTTCACGCGGTCACGACGAGCTGA
- a CDS encoding DUF445 domain-containing protein codes for MPIIAALIGYVTKRVAIKMMFKPLEFRGIPPFLGWQGVIPANARRMATTAVALLTSHLVNPRELFARLDPDRMVAELEEPLLRAVEDVTREVMEQHQPRLWELLPARAQRLLLDRIRAQAPKVVARLLREVSANIDDVLDVDHMLIEAMVRDKALTVRLIEEVAQPELRFIARSGVYFGFVIGLVQFAAWALTKEPLIMPLFGFLTGFVTDWLALKMIFFPREPKGFLFFRWQGLFQKRRTQVAQDYGTLIADEVLTMSNVLEAVLTGPKSDRLFALIQREVQRTIDEQASIAKPLVALTVGGREYQELKRAAAAKAIEHLPETVKHLEQYATEALDVRNTIVDRMTRLSPLEFEGILRPAFRQDEWKLIAVGAVIGGIVGELQVLLLLH; via the coding sequence ATGCCGATCATCGCGGCGCTCATCGGTTACGTCACCAAACGCGTGGCCATCAAGATGATGTTCAAACCGCTCGAATTCCGCGGCATACCGCCTTTTCTCGGCTGGCAGGGCGTCATCCCGGCGAACGCGCGGCGCATGGCGACCACCGCGGTCGCGCTGCTCACCAGCCACCTGGTGAACCCGCGGGAACTGTTCGCCAGGCTCGATCCGGACCGGATGGTCGCCGAGCTGGAAGAGCCGCTGCTGCGCGCGGTCGAGGACGTCACCCGCGAGGTGATGGAGCAGCACCAGCCCCGGTTGTGGGAACTGCTGCCCGCCAGGGCGCAGCGCCTGCTGCTCGACCGGATCCGCGCGCAGGCACCGAAGGTGGTCGCGCGGCTGCTGCGCGAGGTCTCCGCCAACATCGACGACGTCCTCGACGTGGACCACATGCTGATCGAGGCGATGGTCCGCGACAAGGCGCTGACCGTCCGGCTGATCGAAGAGGTGGCCCAGCCGGAACTCCGATTTATCGCCCGATCGGGTGTCTACTTCGGATTCGTCATCGGCCTGGTGCAGTTCGCCGCGTGGGCGCTGACCAAGGAACCGTTGATCATGCCGCTGTTCGGTTTCCTCACCGGTTTCGTCACTGACTGGCTCGCCCTGAAAATGATCTTCTTCCCGCGTGAGCCGAAGGGCTTCCTGTTCTTCCGCTGGCAGGGCCTGTTCCAGAAGCGCCGCACGCAGGTCGCGCAGGACTACGGCACCCTCATCGCCGACGAGGTGCTGACCATGTCGAACGTGCTGGAAGCCGTGCTCACCGGGCCCAAGTCGGACAGGCTGTTCGCGCTCATCCAGCGCGAGGTGCAGCGGACCATCGACGAGCAGGCGAGCATCGCCAAGCCGCTGGTCGCCCTGACCGTCGGCGGCCGGGAGTACCAGGAACTCAAACGAGCCGCCGCCGCGAAGGCCATCGAGCACCTGCCCGAGACCGTGAAGCACCTGGAGCAGTACGCCACCGAAGCACTGGACGTGCGCAACACGATCGTGGACCGCATGACCCGGCTGAGCCCACTGGAGTTCGAAGGCATCCTGCGCCCGGCGTTCCGGCAGGACGAATGGAAGCTGATCGCGGTGGGCGCCGTGATCGGCGGCATCGTCGGCGAACTACAGGTGCTCCTACTACTGCACTGA
- a CDS encoding DUF445 domain-containing protein: MDAVLADFAEHWPLYALIPFIAALIGYVTKRVAIEMMFRPLEFVGLKPFFGWQGVVPKHGGRMASVATDLLTANLLDLKEIVDRIDPDKIAGELEQPLLRAVDEIARDVLAEYHPRMWEALPTMAQELIIKQLQASSPRVVRELMLEIRENLDEILDVKDMTVQHLTRDKALLVRLIRETSRPEMAFIARTGIYFGFGLGLVQAVVWAVTKEPWVLPIFGGCIGLFTDWLAIKLIFVPREPVRVLPRVTLQGKFQKRRTEVARQYGELIAHEVLTVHNLVDAILRGPRSDRLVAMVQRMVAKAIDEQTSLARPVVALTIGPQRLAEMKQAAAERAVRRLPETVRYAEGYLTRAMDVAHMVEERMLNLTPQEYENLLRPAFRQDEWKLIAVGGVIGFLVGELQVLLMLH, from the coding sequence GTGGACGCGGTGCTGGCTGACTTCGCCGAGCACTGGCCGCTGTACGCGTTGATCCCGTTCATCGCCGCGCTGATCGGGTACGTGACGAAGCGCGTGGCCATCGAGATGATGTTCCGGCCTCTCGAATTCGTCGGTCTCAAGCCGTTCTTCGGCTGGCAGGGCGTGGTGCCCAAGCACGGCGGGCGGATGGCGTCGGTGGCCACCGACCTGCTCACCGCGAACCTGCTCGACCTCAAGGAGATCGTCGACCGGATCGACCCGGACAAGATCGCCGGTGAGCTCGAGCAGCCGCTGCTGCGGGCGGTCGACGAGATCGCGCGGGACGTGCTCGCCGAGTACCACCCGCGGATGTGGGAAGCCCTGCCCACGATGGCGCAGGAGCTGATCATCAAGCAGCTGCAGGCGTCGTCCCCGCGCGTCGTGCGCGAGCTGATGCTGGAGATCCGGGAGAACCTCGACGAGATCCTGGACGTCAAGGACATGACCGTCCAGCACCTGACCAGGGACAAGGCCCTGCTGGTGCGGTTGATCCGGGAGACCTCGCGCCCGGAGATGGCGTTCATCGCGCGCACCGGTATCTACTTCGGCTTCGGGCTGGGCCTGGTGCAGGCCGTGGTGTGGGCGGTGACCAAGGAGCCGTGGGTGTTGCCGATCTTCGGTGGCTGCATCGGGCTGTTCACCGACTGGCTGGCGATCAAGCTGATCTTCGTGCCGCGCGAACCGGTGCGCGTGCTGCCGCGGGTGACGCTGCAGGGCAAGTTCCAGAAGCGGCGGACCGAGGTCGCGCGGCAGTACGGTGAGCTGATCGCCCACGAGGTGCTGACCGTGCACAACCTGGTCGATGCGATCCTGCGCGGCCCGCGGTCGGACCGGCTGGTGGCGATGGTGCAGCGCATGGTGGCCAAGGCCATCGACGAGCAGACCAGCCTGGCCAGGCCGGTGGTGGCGCTGACCATCGGCCCGCAGCGGCTGGCGGAGATGAAGCAGGCGGCGGCCGAACGGGCGGTGCGCCGGCTGCCGGAGACCGTCCGGTACGCCGAGGGCTACCTGACCAGGGCGATGGACGTGGCGCACATGGTCGAGGAGCGCATGCTCAACCTCACGCCCCAGGAGTACGAGAACCTGCTGCGCCCGGCTTTCCGCCAGGACGAGTGGAAGCTGATCGCGGTCGGCGGGGTGATCGGTTTCCTCGTCGGCGAACTGCAGGTCCTGCTCATGCTCCACTGA
- the lepB gene encoding signal peptidase I: protein MSNSDVRPWWWRGAPFILLPLVIIGGFLVAFGFLHPRITAALADSDQAVRTAAEDGSMGAAYTPGSLLLLAEAGEVHRGDVVVVDAGAWQRAGQLVSRVIGLGGDTVVCCDQQDRMTVNGISVHEEYLGPDLGAFPFSVNVPPNSVFLLGDNRGNAFDSRAFVDTPELAALPLTAIRGRVVAERVGDEDRSLPQSAAFVAAGLAEPRPPEAPPGPLTWAVTTGIGFGAAAVLIGVAMVVARGLRKRASGGPRAVASDAADSAS, encoded by the coding sequence TTGTCGAACTCGGACGTCCGGCCGTGGTGGTGGCGGGGCGCGCCGTTCATCCTGCTGCCGCTGGTGATCATCGGCGGCTTCCTGGTGGCGTTCGGTTTCCTGCACCCCCGCATCACCGCCGCGCTGGCCGATTCGGACCAGGCCGTGCGGACCGCCGCCGAAGACGGCTCGATGGGCGCGGCCTACACCCCGGGCAGCCTGCTGCTCCTGGCCGAAGCCGGGGAGGTGCACCGCGGTGACGTGGTCGTGGTGGACGCCGGCGCGTGGCAGCGGGCGGGGCAACTGGTCAGCCGGGTGATCGGTCTCGGCGGTGACACCGTGGTCTGTTGTGACCAGCAGGACCGAATGACCGTGAACGGAATTTCCGTGCACGAAGAGTACCTCGGCCCGGATCTCGGGGCTTTCCCCTTTTCGGTGAATGTGCCGCCTAATTCCGTGTTCCTGCTCGGGGACAACCGGGGAAACGCGTTCGATTCACGGGCATTCGTGGACACCCCGGAACTCGCCGCGCTGCCGCTGACCGCGATTCGCGGCCGGGTGGTCGCCGAGCGGGTGGGCGACGAAGATCGGAGCCTGCCGCAGTCCGCCGCCTTCGTCGCCGCGGGCCTGGCCGAGCCACGACCCCCGGAAGCCCCGCCGGGCCCCCTCACCTGGGCCGTCACCACGGGCATCGGGTTCGGGGCCGCCGCCGTGCTGATCGGTGTGGCCATGGTCGTCGCGCGTGGGCTCAGGAAACGAGCTTCCGGTGGTCCTCGTGCAGTCGCGTCGGACGCGGCAGATTCGGCTTCTTGA
- a CDS encoding TIGR03086 family metal-binding protein, translated as MTTKIALDRFEQLLTAVPADGWERPTPCAKWAIADLAGHVIAVVRLGRELVLGAEFPQAGEETREADPVAAWREARQGLEDVLAKADPATEVAAPVGRVPLPTMLDTFFLTELVVHSWDLATALEVPPALDPELVRKVDDYVRPFGGEGTDGVFDPAVHSAAGADETTRLVNLLGRVA; from the coding sequence ATGACCACCAAGATCGCCTTGGACCGGTTCGAACAGCTGCTCACCGCCGTGCCCGCCGACGGCTGGGAACGGCCCACACCCTGTGCGAAGTGGGCGATCGCCGACCTCGCCGGGCACGTCATCGCCGTGGTGCGGCTCGGTCGTGAACTCGTGCTGGGGGCTGAGTTCCCGCAGGCAGGGGAGGAGACCCGCGAGGCCGACCCGGTGGCCGCGTGGCGGGAAGCGCGTCAGGGACTGGAGGACGTGCTCGCGAAGGCGGACCCCGCCACCGAAGTGGCCGCGCCGGTCGGCCGGGTGCCGTTGCCCACCATGCTCGACACGTTCTTCCTCACCGAGCTCGTGGTGCACAGCTGGGACCTGGCCACGGCACTCGAGGTACCGCCCGCGCTCGACCCCGAACTGGTGCGCAAGGTGGACGACTACGTACGCCCGTTCGGCGGCGAAGGTACGGACGGCGTGTTCGACCCGGCCGTCCACAGCGCGGCAGGCGCCGACGAGACCACGCGCCTGGTGAACCTGCTGGGGCGCGTGGCTTAG
- a CDS encoding LacI family DNA-binding transcriptional regulator yields MGRPIRTRRQATLASLAAELGVSRTTVSNAYNRPDQLSPELRRRVLETARRLGYPGPDPVARSLRTRKAGAVGLLLTENLSYAFRDPAAIGVLEGLALACEDAGVGLHLVPASPGREDVAAVHRAGVDGFVVYSVPDDDPHLAAVLQRPVPTVIVDQPRVEGVDRVGPDDAAAITGLANHLVELGHRQVGVLCMRLARERNDDFASVPRQREAHFHVQRTRLAALAKAFEAVGVDWASVPVVERFEHTVDDGASAARQLLDAYPQVTALICTSDILALGALAEADRRGLRVPAELTVTGFDGIAEAERHGLTTVHQPVLDKGRAAGKLLLASAEHGAPRVITLPTELKVRSSSAPPRTAEQMWFGP; encoded by the coding sequence ATGGGTCGTCCAATTCGCACCAGGCGGCAGGCGACGCTGGCGTCACTGGCGGCCGAGTTGGGCGTGTCCAGGACCACGGTGTCCAATGCCTACAACCGGCCCGATCAGCTCTCCCCCGAGCTGCGCCGCCGCGTGCTGGAAACCGCGCGACGGCTGGGATATCCCGGCCCGGACCCGGTGGCCAGGTCGCTGCGCACCCGCAAGGCGGGCGCGGTCGGGCTGCTGCTCACCGAGAACCTCTCCTACGCCTTCCGCGACCCCGCCGCCATAGGAGTCCTCGAAGGCCTCGCGCTGGCCTGCGAAGACGCCGGCGTCGGCCTGCACCTGGTGCCCGCCAGCCCGGGCCGCGAGGACGTCGCGGCCGTGCACCGCGCCGGGGTCGACGGGTTCGTCGTCTACTCCGTACCCGACGACGACCCGCACCTCGCCGCGGTGTTGCAGCGGCCGGTGCCCACGGTGATCGTCGACCAGCCGCGGGTCGAGGGCGTGGACCGCGTCGGCCCGGACGACGCCGCCGCCATCACCGGCCTCGCCAACCACCTGGTCGAACTCGGCCACCGCCAGGTCGGCGTGCTGTGCATGCGGCTGGCCCGCGAGCGCAACGACGACTTCGCCTCGGTGCCGCGTCAGCGCGAAGCCCACTTCCACGTGCAGCGCACCCGCCTCGCCGCGCTGGCCAAGGCCTTCGAGGCGGTCGGCGTGGACTGGGCGAGCGTGCCGGTGGTCGAGCGCTTCGAGCACACCGTGGACGACGGCGCCTCCGCCGCCCGGCAGCTGCTGGACGCGTATCCGCAGGTCACCGCCCTGATCTGCACCTCGGACATCCTGGCGCTCGGCGCGCTCGCCGAAGCCGACCGCCGCGGCCTGCGGGTCCCCGCCGAGCTGACGGTGACCGGCTTCGACGGCATCGCCGAGGCCGAGCGGCACGGCCTGACCACCGTGCACCAGCCCGTGCTGGACAAGGGCAGGGCAGCCGGGAAGCTGCTGCTGGCCTCGGCCGAGCACGGGGCCCCGCGGGTGATCACCCTGCCGACGGAGCTGAAGGTCCGCTCGTCCTCAGCCCCGCCGCGCACCGCCGAGCAGATGTGGTTCGGCCCTTAG